In Sodalis ligni, a single genomic region encodes these proteins:
- a CDS encoding LysR family transcriptional regulator: MDTLLLRAFVLLAETQNYREASQRLFITQPALSKKIKLLENELGLTLFVRGRHGAQLTHAGVLLLEKARELVEQGEALRHYALDIAKGTKGNLAIGFGISGIKIAPDWVARFRRAYPDVIVSLEDISSTQQTAQLLSGQLQLAFMRMPVEPPLTGLKLISESLVLAVKKKTVPATTDLQDYQLIASQPFIQLSAEKGPGLFRQIELFLEFNHIVPNIVQRTRDLQTMLALVVAGVGVAVVPESTVYIAPEGIDMIPLRGPYAHWDVGMFWNPALADPLRDLFIAMVQSANEGDPAA; encoded by the coding sequence ATGGATACTCTGCTCTTGCGTGCCTTTGTCCTGTTGGCGGAGACACAAAACTATCGTGAGGCGTCGCAACGGCTTTTCATTACCCAGCCTGCGCTGTCAAAAAAGATCAAACTGCTGGAAAACGAGCTGGGCCTGACCCTGTTTGTCCGGGGAAGACACGGCGCTCAACTGACCCATGCTGGAGTGCTGCTGCTGGAGAAAGCGCGTGAACTGGTGGAGCAAGGGGAAGCGTTGCGGCATTATGCTCTCGATATTGCGAAAGGGACCAAGGGAAATCTGGCCATCGGTTTTGGCATTTCCGGCATTAAAATCGCGCCGGACTGGGTGGCGCGCTTTCGCCGGGCCTATCCGGATGTCATCGTCAGCCTGGAGGATATTTCTTCCACCCAACAGACCGCCCAACTGTTATCCGGCCAGCTGCAATTGGCTTTTATGCGCATGCCGGTGGAACCGCCGCTTACCGGACTTAAACTTATTTCCGAATCACTGGTGCTGGCGGTGAAGAAAAAAACGGTACCGGCAACCACCGACCTCCAGGACTATCAGCTCATTGCTTCGCAGCCCTTTATCCAACTGTCTGCGGAAAAAGGACCGGGCCTGTTCCGGCAAATAGAACTGTTTCTGGAATTTAACCACATCGTTCCAAATATCGTGCAGCGGACGCGGGACCTGCAAACCATGCTGGCCTTGGTGGTCGCCGGTGTAGGCGTAGCCGTCGTGCCGGAAAGTACGGTTTATATTGCCCCCGAAGGCATAGATATGATCCCGCTGCGGGGCCCTTATGCCCATTGGGACGTGGGAATGTTTTGGAACCCCGCCCTGGCGGATCCGCTGCGGGATCTCTTTATCGCCATGGTGCAGAGTGCCAATGAAGGCGACCCGGCGGCATGA